Proteins co-encoded in one Bacillus paramycoides genomic window:
- a CDS encoding DUF3964 family protein, whose translation MTTRQERILQLPFFENKRELAEQVLKMEREEHIYLPDQFEIKQVPPYSFGEKQSIIGRIHEFYFVSVGSEGEWKYQLFKDEMKCREFFITLSGITDQQIAFWFNNIELLKSS comes from the coding sequence ATGACGACAAGACAAGAACGAATTTTACAATTGCCTTTTTTCGAAAATAAACGTGAACTTGCTGAGCAAGTGTTAAAAATGGAACGAGAAGAGCATATATATTTACCTGATCAATTTGAAATTAAGCAAGTACCTCCATATTCATTTGGTGAAAAGCAATCAATCATTGGCCGTATTCATGAGTTTTATTTCGTAAGTGTTGGTAGCGAAGGAGAATGGAAGTATCAACTGTTTAAGGACGAGATGAAGTGCCGTGAGTTTTTTATTACACTATCAGGGATAACGGATCAGCAGATTGCATTTTGGTTCAATAACATTGAGTTGTTGAAAAGCTCTTAA
- a CDS encoding chemotaxis protein, whose product MSQAQSILLESGTNELEIVTYTVGENLFSINVMKVREIINPFPVTTVPESHHAVEGVVQVRGEILPVINLATALNLKSTKPLDQTKFIISELNQMKVIFRVDEVHRIQRISWEQIDEPASLSMGLEETTSGIVKLDGQIILLLDYEKIVCEISGTGYDNKSLAGLEQKTDRAEKVIYIAEDSAMLRQILEETLSSAGYTKMNFFSNGAEALAQIEKLAKEQGEKMFEHIHLLITDIEMPKMDGHHLTKVVKDSEVMNRLPVIIFSSLITNELFHKGEAVGANAQVSKPDIQELIGLVDKLVL is encoded by the coding sequence ATGTCACAAGCACAAAGTATTTTATTAGAAAGCGGAACAAATGAATTAGAGATTGTTACATATACTGTTGGTGAAAACCTATTTAGTATTAACGTAATGAAAGTACGTGAAATCATTAATCCATTCCCTGTTACAACTGTGCCAGAATCTCATCATGCAGTTGAAGGTGTTGTACAAGTACGTGGTGAAATTTTACCTGTTATTAATTTAGCAACGGCTCTTAATTTAAAATCGACAAAGCCACTTGATCAAACGAAATTTATTATTTCAGAATTAAATCAAATGAAAGTTATTTTCCGTGTGGATGAAGTGCATCGTATTCAACGTATTTCGTGGGAACAAATTGATGAACCAGCTTCATTATCTATGGGACTAGAAGAAACGACATCTGGTATTGTAAAGCTAGATGGACAAATTATTTTACTATTAGATTATGAAAAAATTGTATGTGAAATTAGCGGTACTGGTTATGACAATAAATCACTTGCAGGGCTAGAACAGAAAACAGATCGAGCTGAAAAAGTTATTTATATAGCAGAAGATTCAGCGATGCTTCGCCAAATATTGGAAGAAACATTATCATCAGCTGGATATACGAAAATGAACTTCTTCAGCAATGGTGCAGAAGCATTAGCACAAATTGAAAAATTAGCGAAAGAGCAAGGGGAAAAAATGTTTGAACATATTCACTTGCTAATTACGGATATTGAAATGCCTAAAATGGATGGACATCATTTAACGAAAGTTGTTAAGGATAGTGAAGTAATGAATCGTTTACCGGTCATTATTTTCTCTTCATTAATTACAAACGAATTATTCCATAAAGGCGAAGCTGTAGGAGCAAATGCTCAAGTAAGTAAGCCAGATATTCAAGAGTTAATTGGTTTAGTTGATAAGTTAGTGCTGTAA
- a CDS encoding DNA-binding domain-containing protein has translation MYHHTAINVLNLLQNMSNTKMNDMQLEAEFKKIEKQFQVKYEELVDLYNRMVLFQIDIEKHGGMRAYEKSAITWLKSELELLYEVYQFSQRHGLNIINISKYVSKKELNLFSKTESQLQNTYYKLKKCEIPFENIEKQKPGRKRKYTPVKQPIVEMKKENKQELREEVQNTESEKSLVTVISGIVDNFETISQCSERKEHELHQFMEGIYKLSSMAAERSKDEKNARGLEGELHVLRAENEKLKREKEELVHDIKEMTHHLIHFITSSDIDQIRTLPFFVKECKQDLHKLGLYNAQDGKMKIMVDRSGQVMTVTQ, from the coding sequence ATGTATCACCACACAGCAATCAATGTATTAAATCTTTTACAAAACATGTCAAATACTAAAATGAACGATATGCAACTAGAAGCGGAATTTAAAAAAATAGAAAAACAATTCCAAGTAAAATATGAAGAACTAGTTGATTTATATAATAGAATGGTATTATTTCAAATAGATATAGAAAAACATGGCGGGATGCGAGCATATGAAAAATCAGCGATTACATGGCTGAAGTCTGAGCTAGAGTTACTGTATGAAGTGTATCAATTTTCCCAACGTCACGGTTTAAACATTATTAATATTTCAAAATACGTTAGTAAAAAAGAACTAAATCTTTTTTCAAAAACAGAAAGTCAATTGCAAAATACGTATTACAAATTAAAAAAATGTGAAATACCGTTTGAAAATATTGAAAAACAAAAACCAGGACGAAAGCGAAAATATACACCTGTAAAACAACCGATTGTTGAGATGAAAAAAGAAAACAAGCAAGAGTTAAGAGAAGAAGTTCAAAATACAGAGAGTGAAAAAAGCCTTGTAACAGTTATATCTGGTATTGTTGATAATTTTGAAACGATTAGCCAGTGTAGTGAAAGAAAAGAGCATGAACTACATCAGTTTATGGAAGGAATCTATAAGCTTTCTAGCATGGCTGCAGAGCGTTCAAAAGATGAAAAGAATGCACGTGGTCTCGAAGGCGAATTGCATGTATTACGGGCTGAAAATGAAAAGCTAAAGCGAGAAAAGGAAGAACTTGTTCATGATATAAAAGAAATGACGCATCATTTAATTCATTTCATTACGAGTTCTGATATCGATCAAATTCGCACATTGCCTTTCTTCGTAAAAGAATGTAAACAAGATTTGCATAAATTAGGGTTATATAACGCACAAGACGGTAAAATGAAAATTATGGTTGATCGTAGTGGGCAGGTTATGACTGTAACGCAGTAA
- the flgE gene encoding flagellar hook protein FlgE, whose protein sequence is MIKALYTSITGMNAAQNALSVTSNNIANAQTVGYKKQKAIFDDLLYNNTVGSRGDGAYAGTNPKSIGNGVKFSGTSTDFSDGSITLTSDKMETAIEGNGLFLVGDRNAGNVEYTRKGSFGVSKDNYVTTTGGQYVLGYGVKTGTQEIDFSSRPSPIHIPMGSAVGGIQTDKATIGGNLPRNQNALSHEFTVFDAEGNSLTLRVNIKQKTTKETVDGKEVEKPVPGEYTYTVSVRNDSKNEKEFKPVEGMTGEKNLKFDTLGNLKETDEAVQKDPVTGEITKGGSVQIPFGSGLTLDLSGLTNYPTGKTISTTEVTGRPAAIANDYSISDGGFVMMKYSDGSMKVVGQLAVATFPNSGGLMKTGNGNYVATPSAGIPGIGVAGENGAGNVRGSAKESSNVDLSVEFVDLMLYQRGFQGNAKVIKVSDEVLNEVVNLIR, encoded by the coding sequence ATGATTAAAGCGTTATATACAAGTATTACAGGGATGAATGCAGCACAAAATGCATTAAGTGTTACTTCAAATAATATTGCAAATGCACAAACAGTTGGATACAAAAAGCAAAAAGCTATTTTTGATGATTTGCTATATAATAATACGGTTGGTTCACGTGGTGATGGTGCTTATGCTGGTACGAATCCAAAGAGTATTGGTAACGGTGTAAAGTTCAGTGGGACATCTACAGATTTTAGTGATGGTTCTATTACTTTAACTAGTGATAAGATGGAGACAGCGATAGAAGGAAACGGTTTATTTTTGGTTGGTGATCGTAATGCTGGAAATGTAGAGTATACGAGAAAAGGGTCTTTCGGTGTATCGAAAGATAACTATGTTACAACTACAGGTGGACAGTATGTGCTAGGTTATGGTGTGAAAACAGGAACACAAGAAATAGATTTCTCTTCACGACCAAGCCCAATTCATATTCCGATGGGATCAGCTGTTGGTGGGATTCAAACAGATAAAGCAACAATAGGGGGAAACCTTCCTAGAAACCAAAATGCATTATCTCACGAATTCACGGTTTTTGATGCGGAAGGAAACTCGTTAACGTTACGTGTAAATATTAAGCAAAAGACTACAAAAGAGACTGTAGATGGTAAAGAAGTTGAAAAGCCAGTGCCAGGCGAATATACATATACAGTTTCTGTAAGGAATGATTCTAAAAACGAAAAAGAATTTAAGCCTGTCGAAGGCATGACGGGCGAAAAAAATCTTAAATTTGATACATTAGGAAATTTAAAGGAGACAGATGAGGCTGTACAAAAAGATCCAGTAACTGGCGAAATTACTAAAGGTGGATCTGTTCAAATTCCTTTTGGTAGTGGTCTAACACTTGATTTAAGTGGATTAACAAATTATCCGACAGGGAAAACTATTTCTACCACAGAAGTAACAGGGCGCCCAGCTGCAATTGCAAATGACTATTCTATTTCTGACGGTGGTTTCGTTATGATGAAATATTCAGATGGTAGTATGAAAGTTGTAGGACAACTAGCTGTAGCTACATTCCCGAATTCAGGTGGATTAATGAAAACAGGGAATGGAAATTACGTTGCGACACCATCAGCGGGTATTCCAGGAATAGGTGTTGCTGGTGAGAATGGTGCAGGTAATGTACGAGGGTCAGCAAAAGAAAGTTCAAACGTAGATTTATCTGTAGAATTTGTTGATTTAATGCTTTATCAACGTGGATTCCAAGGAAATGCGAAAGTAATTAAAGTGTCAGATGAAGTATTAAATGAAGTTGTAAACTTAATTCGATAA
- a CDS encoding lytic transglycosylase domain-containing protein: MIVGNIVKEVLAYKKGQIQQKLSSPQAFVSSRFQEKLQSEPAKETKGTTQPAKVEDMSQPVQSTKIETVVNKPEESINKVEEVSKPEEKPETEVQVAQKEFERRFSETKNEAADTWGLTKKYNIQKIRSSNEGKYEDIIDRVSHTYGIPKTLIQKMIEVESDFNPKTVSHAGAMGLMQLMPANVKEMGIKNPFSPAESIEGGVKELSGYLKKNNGDLVLALASYNAGPGNVRKYGGVPPFKETQGYIKKILNIDVSK, from the coding sequence ATGATAGTTGGAAATATAGTAAAAGAAGTGCTTGCATATAAGAAAGGACAAATTCAGCAAAAGTTAAGTAGTCCACAAGCATTCGTTAGTAGTCGTTTTCAAGAGAAGTTGCAGAGTGAACCTGCGAAGGAGACGAAGGGTACTACGCAGCCGGCAAAGGTAGAGGATATGAGTCAGCCGGTACAATCTACGAAAATAGAAACGGTCGTAAATAAACCGGAAGAATCTATTAATAAAGTAGAGGAAGTAAGTAAGCCGGAAGAAAAGCCTGAAACTGAAGTGCAAGTCGCACAAAAAGAGTTTGAACGACGTTTCTCAGAAACGAAAAATGAGGCTGCTGATACGTGGGGATTAACGAAGAAGTATAATATTCAAAAAATACGTTCTTCCAATGAAGGGAAGTATGAGGATATTATAGATCGTGTAAGTCATACATACGGAATTCCGAAAACGTTAATTCAAAAAATGATTGAAGTAGAATCTGATTTTAATCCGAAAACGGTGTCGCATGCAGGGGCGATGGGGCTTATGCAGCTTATGCCAGCGAATGTGAAAGAGATGGGTATAAAAAATCCATTTTCACCAGCTGAAAGTATTGAAGGCGGCGTGAAAGAGTTAAGCGGTTATTTGAAGAAAAATAATGGCGACCTCGTACTAGCGCTTGCATCTTATAATGCTGGCCCTGGTAATGTGAGAAAGTACGGAGGCGTACCGCCATTTAAAGAAACGCAAGGATATATTAAAAAAATATTAAATATCGACGTTTCAAAATAA
- a CDS encoding flagellin, with translation MRIGTNVLSINARQPLYENEKRMNVAMEHLATGKKLNHASDNPANIAIVTRMHARASGMRVAIRNNEDALSMLRTAEAALQTVTNILQRMRDLAVQSANGTNSNKNRDSLNKEFQSLTEQIGYIGETTEFNDLSVFDGQNRPVTLDDIGHTVNITKHIPPSPTQHDINISTEQEARTAIRKIEEALQNVSLHRADLGAMMNRLQFNIENLNSQSMALTDAASRIEDADMAQEMSDFLKFKLLTEVALSMVSQANQIPQMVSKLLQS, from the coding sequence ATGCGTATTGGTACGAATGTTTTAAGTATAAATGCTAGGCAGCCGTTGTATGAGAATGAGAAGCGTATGAATGTTGCGATGGAGCATTTGGCGACTGGTAAGAAGTTGAATCATGCTTCTGATAATCCAGCTAATATTGCGATTGTGACTCGTATGCATGCACGAGCGAGTGGTATGCGCGTGGCGATTCGTAATAATGAGGATGCGCTATCGATGCTTCGCACGGCAGAAGCTGCTCTTCAAACTGTGACGAATATTTTACAGCGTATGCGTGATTTAGCTGTTCAATCTGCTAATGGTACAAATTCAAATAAAAACCGTGATTCACTAAATAAGGAGTTTCAGTCTTTAACAGAACAAATTGGCTATATTGGCGAGACGACTGAGTTTAATGATTTATCCGTGTTCGACGGCCAAAACCGTCCTGTTACGTTAGATGATATTGGTCATACAGTAAATATAACGAAACACATTCCCCCTTCCCCTACACAACATGACATCAACATTTCAACAGAACAAGAAGCAAGAACGGCGATTCGTAAAATTGAAGAGGCTTTACAAAATGTATCACTTCATCGTGCTGATCTTGGGGCTATGATGAATCGTTTACAGTTTAATATTGAAAATTTAAATAGCCAAAGTATGGCCCTAACAGATGCTGCATCTCGAATTGAAGATGCGGATATGGCGCAGGAAATGAGCGATTTTTTAAAGTTTAAATTGTTAACTGAAGTTGCACTTAGTATGGTTTCACAAGCAAATCAAATTCCGCAAATGGTTTCCAAGTTACTACAATCTTAA
- the fliM gene encoding flagellar motor switch protein FliM — protein sequence MSGEKLSQEQIDALLKAVNEGEEMPAFAQEAGKQEKFQEYDFNRPEKFGVEHLRSLQAIASTFGKQTSQTLSARMRIPIELEPSTVEQVPFTSEYVEKMPKDYYLYCVIDLGLPELGEIVIEIDLAFVIYIHECWLGGDSKRNFTMRRPLTAFEFLTLDNIFMLLCKNLEQSFESVVAIEPKFVTTETDPNALKITTASDIISLLNVNMKTDFWNTTVRIGIPFLSVEEIMDKLTSENIVEHSSDKRKKYTSEVEAKVNQVYKPVHVAIGEQKMTMGEIEQIEEGDIIPLHTKVSDELLGYVDGKHKFNCFIGKDGTRKALLFKSFVE from the coding sequence ATGAGTGGCGAAAAATTAAGCCAAGAGCAAATTGATGCCCTGCTGAAGGCGGTTAATGAAGGCGAGGAAATGCCAGCTTTCGCACAAGAAGCAGGAAAGCAAGAGAAATTTCAAGAGTATGATTTTAATAGACCGGAGAAGTTCGGTGTTGAGCATTTACGTAGCTTGCAAGCAATTGCTTCTACATTTGGTAAACAGACGTCACAGACGTTGTCAGCGCGTATGCGTATTCCGATTGAGTTAGAGCCTTCAACGGTTGAGCAAGTTCCATTTACGAGTGAGTATGTGGAGAAAATGCCGAAAGATTACTATTTATATTGCGTTATTGATCTTGGCCTTCCGGAGCTTGGAGAAATTGTTATTGAGATTGATTTAGCTTTCGTTATTTATATTCATGAATGTTGGCTTGGCGGAGATAGTAAGCGTAACTTTACGATGCGCAGACCACTTACCGCATTTGAGTTTTTAACATTGGATAATATTTTTATGCTCCTTTGCAAAAATTTAGAGCAATCATTTGAAAGCGTTGTTGCGATTGAACCAAAATTTGTAACGACAGAGACAGATCCGAATGCATTAAAGATTACGACAGCGAGTGATATCATTTCATTACTAAACGTAAATATGAAAACGGATTTTTGGAATACGACGGTGCGTATCGGTATTCCATTCTTATCTGTTGAAGAAATTATGGATAAGTTAACGTCTGAAAATATTGTTGAACATTCTTCGGATAAGCGTAAAAAGTATACTTCAGAAGTGGAAGCGAAAGTAAATCAAGTGTACAAACCTGTTCACGTTGCAATTGGTGAGCAGAAGATGACAATGGGCGAGATTGAACAAATTGAAGAAGGCGATATAATTCCGCTCCATACGAAAGTTTCGGATGAATTACTTGGTTATGTAGATGGAAAGCATAAATTTAATTGTTTTATTGGAAAAGATGGAACGCGTAAGGCGCTCTTATTTAAAAGTTTTGTAGAGTAG
- a CDS encoding LysR family transcriptional regulator, which produces MAQNKYRVTFISPSEVEQRTVMAASSLPDLIRKVESIIADPNGYFVNDKKNNCYFKVIKDNVTFIQYELLFSDKEIHIEKLKHIAPAILKKLFKKINDPELYALALLDVDIATKEYVLEEMDSELRIRVETELSKKWEAMPTEIVGAQEVLLEALASFIQD; this is translated from the coding sequence ATGGCGCAGAATAAGTATCGCGTTACATTCATTTCGCCAAGTGAGGTTGAGCAGCGGACTGTTATGGCGGCGAGTAGTTTGCCGGATTTAATTCGTAAAGTAGAGAGTATTATTGCAGATCCGAACGGTTATTTTGTAAATGATAAAAAAAATAATTGCTATTTTAAAGTGATTAAAGATAATGTTACGTTTATTCAATATGAGTTACTATTTTCGGATAAGGAAATTCATATTGAAAAATTAAAACATATAGCACCAGCTATATTGAAAAAATTATTTAAAAAAATAAATGATCCAGAATTATATGCACTTGCGCTACTTGATGTTGATATAGCGACGAAAGAATATGTGCTAGAAGAAATGGATTCGGAGCTAAGAATAAGAGTAGAAACGGAGCTTTCGAAAAAGTGGGAAGCAATGCCAACAGAAATTGTAGGAGCACAAGAAGTGTTATTAGAGGCACTTGCTTCGTTTATACAAGATTAA
- a CDS encoding flagellin — protein sequence MRINTNINSMRTQEYMRQNQAKMSNAMDRLSSGKRINNASDDAAGLAIATRMKAREGGLNVASRNTQDGISLIRTADSALNSVSNILLRMRDLANQSATGTNTEKNQSALQKEFSALKDQIDYISKNTQFNDKALLSGEGDTQVGNITIKIQTLDSDDAGKQLDIKLGSATAKALGLDTLSIEGTSATGGTGGGTADVSAMNTAFDTFKNTFDAATDPADKNAAVDTLKAAWNTNKTNFDAATIADFDAALNDYATNTDKAAAYTAIKEGFAKLAAAPAAPGTPATGKPAALDAVKQIDKALESIATSRADLGATLNRLDFNVTNLKSQENSMAASASQIEDADMAKEMSEMTKFKILNEAGISMLSQANQTPQMVSKLLQ from the coding sequence ATGAGAATTAATACAAACATTAATAGCATGCGTACTCAAGAGTACATGCGCCAAAACCAAGCTAAAATGAGTAACGCTATGGACCGTTTATCAAGCGGTAAACGTATCAACAACGCTTCTGACGATGCAGCAGGTCTTGCAATCGCAACTCGTATGAAAGCACGTGAAGGTGGCTTAAACGTTGCTTCTCGTAACACACAAGACGGAATCTCTTTAATTCGTACAGCTGATTCTGCTCTAAATTCTGTTTCAAATATCTTACTTCGTATGCGTGACCTTGCAAACCAATCTGCAACTGGCACTAACACGGAAAAAAACCAATCTGCTCTGCAAAAAGAGTTCTCTGCATTAAAAGATCAAATTGATTACATTTCAAAAAATACACAATTCAATGATAAAGCACTACTTAGCGGTGAAGGCGATACACAAGTTGGTAATATTACAATTAAAATCCAAACATTAGATTCTGATGATGCTGGTAAACAACTTGACATTAAATTAGGTAGTGCTACAGCTAAAGCTTTAGGACTTGATACATTATCAATTGAAGGTACTTCTGCAACTGGCGGAACTGGCGGCGGAACTGCTGATGTTTCAGCAATGAATACTGCATTTGATACTTTTAAAAATACATTTGATGCTGCAACAGATCCTGCTGATAAAAATGCAGCTGTCGACACTTTAAAAGCTGCATGGAATACTAATAAAACTAATTTTGATGCTGCTACTATTGCAGACTTTGACGCAGCTTTAAATGACTATGCAACAAACACTGACAAAGCTGCTGCATATACAGCAATTAAAGAAGGATTTGCTAAACTTGCAGCAGCTCCAGCTGCCCCAGGTACTCCAGCTACAGGTAAACCAGCAGCTTTAGACGCTGTAAAACAAATCGACAAAGCACTTGAAAGCATTGCTACTAGCCGCGCTGACCTTGGTGCAACTTTAAACCGTCTTGACTTTAACGTAACAAATCTTAAGAGCCAAGAAAACTCTATGGCAGCTTCTGCTTCTCAAATCGAAGACGCTGACATGGCGAAAGAAATGTCTGAAATGACTAAGTTCAAAATCTTGAACGAAGCTGGTATCAGCATGCTTTCTCAAGCAAACCAAACTCCACAAATGGTTTCTAAATTATTACAATAA
- a CDS encoding flagellar motor switch protein FliN, whose translation MKLQDDIPLTIYFEIGNTKKKIEDLLHITKGTLYRLENSTKNTVRLMLENEEIGTGKILTKNGKMYVEIVELKR comes from the coding sequence TTGAAATTACAAGATGATATTCCGTTAACAATTTATTTTGAAATCGGAAATACGAAAAAGAAAATTGAAGATTTGCTTCATATTACGAAAGGTACATTGTATCGTCTTGAAAATTCAACGAAAAATACGGTACGTCTTATGCTTGAGAATGAAGAGATTGGAACCGGAAAGATTTTGACGAAAAACGGGAAGATGTACGTTGAAATCGTTGAATTGAAAAGGTAG